The following DNA comes from Gopherus flavomarginatus isolate rGopFla2 chromosome 5, rGopFla2.mat.asm, whole genome shotgun sequence.
aatggggcggGGCCTGGCCCCTGTGGGGGGTGCTGGCTCCCATGCGCCCCAGGGCGAGGACCGGCTGGCCAGGGGGGCAGGaaatggggcagggcctggcccgTGGGGGTTGCTGGCTCCCATGCGCCccggggcgaggggccagggggcGGTGTGCTCCCATGAGCCCCGGGGCGAGGGGCCGGGGGGTGGTGGGCCCCGGCAGCTAACGCTCGCTCTCTCCAGCCCCAGGACGATTACTCGGTGCTCTTCGAGGACACGTCCTACGCGGACGGCTACTCCCCACCCCTCAACGTGGCCCAGAGATACGTGGTGGCCTGTAAGGAGACCAAGAAGAAGTGAGGGGATGAGGTGGAGCTTGGGGTCGCCCGTGAGTACATTAAAGACTTCTCTGCCCCCCCATTGCGCTCTGCTGTGGTTCATGCCAGTGCCGAGGTCACCCCTGGCATGGGGGCGCAGGAACCGCGTCTCATGGAGCCAGGCAGCTCAGCATGTTCCAGCAGAGCCTCTGGGCCGgggggttcagagccccggcacctctaggcctGGCGGTTCGTAGCCCCATCACCTCCGGGCCCGGCaggtcagagccccggcacctctgggcctggcgggtcagagccccggcacctctgggcctggcggttcgtagccccagcacctccgggcccagcgggtcagagccccatcacctctgggcctggcggttcatagccccggcacctccaggCCCGGCGGGTCAGAGCCTCGGCACCCCTGGGCCTGGAGGGTTGTAGCCCcgtcacctctgggcctggcggatCGTAGCCCcgtcacctctgggcctggcggatcagagccctggcacctctgggcctggcagttcgtagccccagcacctccaggcACGGCGCTTCagagcccggcacctctgggcctggcgggtcagagccccagcgcctctgggcctggcggttcatagccccggcacctccaggCCCGGCGGGTCAGAGCCTCGGCACCCCCGGGCCTGGAGGGTTGTAGCCCcatcacctctgggcctggcggatcagagccccggcacctctgggcctggcggttcgtagccccagcagctccggGCCTGGTGGGTCAGAGCCTCGGCGCCCCTGGGCCTGGAGATTGTAGCCCCGTCACCTCCGGGCCCGGCAGGTCAGAGCCCcgtcacctctgggcctggcggttcgtAGTCCCAGCACCTCCAGGCCCGGCGAGTCAGAgccctggcggttcagagccccggcgccTCCGGGCCTGGCGGTTCGTAGCCCAAGTGCCTCCGGGCCTGGCGGTTCGTAGCCCCAGCACCCTCGGGCCCGGTGAGTCAGAGCCCtggtggttcagagccccggcgccTCCGGGCCTGGCGGTTCGTAGCCCCAGCGCCCTCGGGCCCGGTGAGTCAGAGCCCTCGCGGTTTAGAGCTCCGGCGCCTCCGGGCCTGGCGGTTCGTAGCCCCAGCGCCCTCGGGCCCGGTGAGTCAGAGCCCtggtggttcagagccccggcgccTCCGGGCCTGGCGGTTCGTAGCCCCAGCGCCCTCGGGCCCGACGAGTCAGAGCCCtggtggttcagagccccggcgccTCCGGGCCTGGCGGTTCGTAGCCCCAGCGCCCTCGGGCCCGGCGAGTCAGAgccctggcggttcagagccctgcaCACCCGGGCTTCCTGCATGAGTTCAGAAAGTAAAAACCTTCCTTGAGCCCCAGGCCTCTGGGTTAACGCCAGGTCCCCCCACGTGGCCTCTCTCCGGGTCCTggccccctggggccagccctagCCCATGGTGTCTGGCCCATGGGCACTGGGCAGTGCCAGGTCCCCCGGAGACAGGGCTCTCCCAGTACCTCCCTGTAGCCACCCCACGGGACCCAGGCCGCTAATGGGCACCGTGCCTGGCGGGGCAGGATGAGGCAAGGGCAGGCGTGTCCCTCCCCTCCCGGGGGCGGGATGTTGGCAGTGGGTCAGGCCTGCTGGGCCCCTgcggctcggggggtgggggggcctgcTGGGAGTCTGAGGCTTCTGGCTTTAGCTGGGAAGATCCCCCAGATCTAATGGGGGGCTGCGCTGTAACCCCCCAGGGTGAGCGAAACAGCCAATTGCCCCAAACATCCCGGCTGTGTGACTCTCCCCCTcctagactcacagactttaaggtcagaagggaccattatgatcatctagtctgacctcctgcacaacacaggccagagaatctcacccacccactcctgtaacaaacccctaacctatgtctgagttactgaagtcctcaaatcgtggtttgaagatctcaagcgtcagagaatcctccagccagTGATCCAtaccccatgctacagaggagggcgaaaaacctccagggcctctgccaatctgccctggaggaaaattccttcccgaccccaaatatggcgatcagctaaaccctgagcatgtgggcaagactcaccagccaggatccaggaaagaattctctgcagtaacccagatcccatcccatccaacatcccatcacagaccactgggcatatttacctgctaataatcaaagatcaattgccaaattaattgccaaaattaggctatcccatccccTCCTTAAActccaagctcagtcttgaagccagatatgtcttttccccccactactccccttggaaggctgttccagaacttcactcctctaatggttagaaaccttcatctaatttcaagtctaaacttcctgagagccagtttatatccatttgttcttgtgtccacattggtactgagcttaaataattcctctccctccctgatatttatccctctgatatatttataaagagcaagcatatcccccctcagccgtcctttggttaggctaaacaagcgaagctctttgagtctcctttcataagacgggttttccattcctcggatcatcctcgcagcccttctctgaacctgttccagtttgaattcatccttcttaaacatgggactgcacacagtattccagatgaggtctcaccagtgccttatataacggtactaacacctccttatctctaccgGAAATACcgcgcctgatgcatcctaaaaccgcattagcttttttcacggacGTATCacgttggcggctcatagtcatcctgtgatcaaccaataccccaaggtccttctcctcctctgttacttccaactgatgtgtccccagtttataactaaaattcttgttaatccctaagtgcatgaccttgcacttttcactattaaattgcatcctattactattactccagtttacaaggtcgtccagatcttcctgtatgatatcccggttcttctctgtgttagcaataccccccagctttgtgtcagccgcaaactttattagcacattcccgctttttgtgccaaggtcggtaatcaAAGGGTGAGCGAAACAGCCAATTGCCCCAAACACTCAGGCTGTGTGActctccctctcctcacagctccggctgcactgcccagagccccacCCGCCCGGCCCcgaaccctttcccccactgcctGCCTTACTGACCCCTTCTCGGGTTTGTTCATTAACTACCCCCTgctgcccggacgcctgggttctgcctCCCCGCCCAGCTGCCTGGGCACCATTCCCGGCAGCGTCAGGGGCTCGAGGGTTATTTATCCTTCTGGGCTCAGCCATCCAGGCTCCACTCCCGCCAGCCCGCTCTGGCCACTGGGCCCcgctcccctcctggagccacgagagaacccaggtgtccgggctccCCTCCCGCCCAGCCCGCTCTGGCCACTGGGCcgctcccctcccggagccaggagagaacacaggcgtccgggctcccctccccccagcccgctcTGGCCACTGGGCCCcgctcccctcccggagccgggagagaacccaggcgtccgggctcccctcCCACCGGCCCGCTCTGGCCACTGGGCCCcgctcccctcctggagccacgagagaacccaggtgtccgggctccCCTCCCGCCCAGCCCGCTCTGGCCACTGGGCcgctcccctcccggagccaggagagaacacaggcgtccgggctcccctccccccagcccgctcTGGCCACTGGGCCCcgctcccctcccggagccgggagagaacccaggcgtccgggctcccctcCCACCGGCCCGCTCTGGCCACTGGGCCCcgctcccctcccggagccgggagagaacccaggcgtccgggctcccctccccccagcccgctcTGGCCACTGGGCCCCGCTCCCCTCTGGgaactgggagagaacccaggcgtccgggctcccctcCCACCGGCCCGCTCTGGTCActgggccctgctcccctcctggagccGGGAGAAAACCCAGGCGTCTGGGCTCCCGTCCCACCAGCCCGCTCTGGCCACTGGGCCCCGCTCCCCTCCTGGAACCGGGAGAGAatccaggcgtccgggctcccgtCCCCCGAGCCCGCTCTGGTCActgggccctgctcccctcccggagccgggagagaacccaggcgtccgggctcccctccccccagcccgctcTGGTCACTGGGCTCCGCTCCCCTCctggagccgggagagaacccaggcgtccgggctcccctccccccagcccgctcTGGTCACTGGGCTCCGCTCCCCTCctggagccgggagagaacccaggcgtccgggctcccctccccacagcccgcTCTGGTCACTGGGCTCCGCTCCCCTCCTGGAGCCGGGCGAGAACCCAGgcgtctgggctcccctccccccagcccgctcTGGTCACTGGGCTCCGCTCCCCTCctggagccgggagagaacccaggcgtccgggctcccctcctggagccgggagagaacccaggcgtccgggctcccctccccccagcccgctcTGGTCACTGGGCCCcgctcccctcctggagccaggcgagaacccaggcgtccgggctcccctccccccagcccgctcTGGTCACtaggccctgctcccctcccggagctgggagagaacccaggcgtccgggctcccctccccccagcccgctcTCACTGGAGGTGTGGGGGCGGGTTatgccaggggctctggcagggaggcaagtggaactggagtcagatcccgacggggggggaggggttgagaAGTGGAGAAAggtccccccccgctcccctccccctccccgcggcCGGGGCTGCAGTGACCCACAtgtagggcagagcaggggagtcaGCTTTATTTCTGTGCAGTGGGGCGGACGTGGGGCACGAGGCgcggggcggaggggggggcACGGGGCTCAGATCTCCATCCGGAAGCTCAGGTCGGTTCCCTCCATTTGCCTCTCATAGTCGGTGTTGAATCGCTCGTTCTGCGCCACCGTGAACTGGTTCTTCCAGTCGCCCGTCACACCTGGGGGGCAGAAGAGTGGGGTCACTGCGCTCCCCTGACCCCCAGGATGCTGAGCCCCCCTCAGTGCTGAGCCCCCCACAGCGCTGAGCCCCCCCGAGCGCCCCAGTGCTGAGcctcccagcactgcccccccCACAGTGCTGAGCCTCCTCCACGATGCTGAACCCCCCGCTGAGCCTCCCCCCCAGTGCTGACCCCCCACAGTGCTGAGCCCCCCGAGCGCCCCAGTGCTGAGCCCCCCACGGCGCTGCCCCCCGTACCCTTGCGCATGAAGGGCGAGATGCTGTGGTCCATGACGCTGGTGGGGATGGTTCTGTAGTTGGCCATGAAGTTCTGCTCCATCGCGGCGAAGGCCGTGTGCCGGGCGATGGCCTCCACCAGCCCCTCGGCCGGGGGGCGCCCCAGGAACGCCAGCACCTTGCGGATCTCACGCCGGGGGTCCTGGGTGGGACGGGAGTCAGAGCCAGCGAGGACATGGGACTGtctgggaggagctggggccaggaagggggagagggagtcgggggggtggggatgggaaggggggacAGGCGGAGGGGGGCCGGGAAAGGaaaagggggcagtggggggctcaCCTCCTTCATGTCCTCGTAGAACAGGTAGAGCAGTCGCTGCTCCCGTCTCTTCTCCCACCAGCCCCGGACGTGCTGGTACCACGACCCGAACGACACTGTGGGGGGCAGACGGTTCAGAGACCCCCCCGTCCCCTCACACGCCCCCCTCTGAGCCACTCTGAGCCAGGtaatctccccacccccttctgcaccccccgCAGCCAGGCAATCCCCCTCTGTGTCCCCCCGAGCCAggcaatccccccacccccttctgcaccccccgCAGCCAGGCAATCCCCCTCTGTGTCCCCCCGAGCCAggcaatccccccacccccttctgcacccccgcAGCCAGGCAATCCCCCTCTGTGCCCCCCCGAGCCAggcaatccccccacccccttctgcacccccgcAGCCAGGCAATCCCCCTCTGTGCCCCCCCGAGCCAggcaatccccccacccccttctgcacccccgcAGCCAggcaatccccccacccccttctgcacctccCGCAGCCAGGCAATCCCCCTCTGTGTCCCCCCGAGCCAGgcaatcccccccacccccttctgcacccccgcAGCCAGGCAATCCCCCTCTGCGCCCCCCCGAGCCAggcaatccccccacccccttctgcacccccgcAGCCAGGCAATCCCCCTCTGTGTCCCCCCGAGCCAGgcaatcccccccacccccttctgcacccccgcAGCCAGGCAATCcccctctgtgcccccccaagccaggcaatccccccacccccttctgcacccccacagccaggCAATCCCCCTCTGTGTCCCCCCGAGCCAggcaatccccccacccccttctgcacccccgcAGCCAGGCAATCCCCCTCTGTGCCCCCCCGAGCCAGGcaatccctccacccccttctgcacccccacagccaggCAATCCCCCTCTGTGTCCCCCCGAGCCAGGcaatccctccacccccttctgcacccccacagccaggCAATCCCCCTCTGTGCCCCCCCGAGCCAGGcaatccctccacccccttctgcacccccacagccaggCAATCCCCCCATgccccccccaagccagccagtccatgccctggggcaggccTGACTGGTGCCCCCCAGCTCGCGCCCCACCTGCGCCAGCCATGAAGTCAGCCAGGAAGTGGTCCCAGGGGCCGGGCTCTGGATGCACCTTGGCCATCTGGTAGAAGTGATAGTAGGAGACGGCCACGTCCTTGGGGTTCCTGGCCACGTAGATCATCTGGGGGGAACATGggggtcaggctctgcccccctaGCTAAGACCCCGCCCCAGGGGACCCCACGGGAGCCTCACCTGACAGTCCTGCTCCCAGAACGACACCGGCAGCAGCTGCACCGGGAGATGGGTCTTCACCAGGCGCCGCTGGGCAGGGGTCTGGCGGAGCAGCTCCACCCCTGGGGGGCACGGGGCGGGGTCAGCCGGGCCCGCCCAGCTGGCgccacctgccccctcctgcggtgcctcctgccccctcccgtgCCACCTCCTGCCCCTGGCACCCCCTTCCTCACagcgcccccctgccccctcctgcggtgtctcctgccccctcccacggCACCTCCTGCCCCCGGCGCCCCCTCCTCACGgggccccctcctcctgcccccggcACCCCCCTGTCCTTGGCGCCCCCTGCCCACggcgccccctgccccctccccacggggCCTCCTGCCCACAGCGCCCCCTCCCGTGGTGCCTCTTGCCCCCTCCCCGTGGCACCTCCTGCCCCCGGTGCCCCCTCCTCACATAACTCCCCTGCCCATGGCACCCCCCTGCCCCTAgtaccccctgccccttccccacggGGCCTCCTGCCCCCGGcgcccccctccccatggcacctcctgccccctccccgtggtgcctcctgcccccagcgccccctgcccacagcatccccctgccccctcccatggcgcctcctgccccctccccctggcgcctcctgcccccagcgcTCCCCCTCCTCAGagcgcccccctgccccctccccacagcgctTCCTGCCCCCGGCGCCCCCCTCCGCACAGtgccccccctgcccctggctccctcctgcccacggcacccccagccagcaccccgtGTCTCCTTTCCACGGGCCCCTGCACACAGcatcctgccccccccagccaccacccccCTACCCACAGCGCCCCCAGCAGCCAAGGCCGCGTTACCGGTGGGGATCCCAGGAACAGCGAACTCCAGGAAAGGGACTCGCATGTAGATGGCGTCTCGCTTGCATTTCTCTGGGTCGCCATCGTTGTAGATCATGTCGATGATCTCACTGATCCAGGTGGTACCTGCAGgagacaggcagggctgggctagcaggggctgcgggtcgggagtgaggggcaccggcagagctggggagggggggcagggctgggctagca
Coding sequences within:
- the LOC127050821 gene encoding sulfotransferase 1A1-like isoform X2; the encoded protein is MAMGSATSWPLSTVPPAPGSADKTRPAPAQSFSGPRRAPSKMQPAEETRRPAMIPIRGVPMIKYFAENWGEVEGFQAQPDDLLISTYPKSGTTWISEIIDMIYNDGDPEKCKRDAIYMRVPFLEFAVPGIPTGVELLRQTPAQRRLVKTHLPVQLLPVSFWEQDCQMIYVARNPKDVAVSYYHFYQMAKVHPEPGPWDHFLADFMAGAVSFGSWYQHVRGWWEKRREQRLLYLFYEDMKEDPRREIRKVLAFLGRPPAEGLVEAIARHTAFAAMEQNFMANYRTIPTSVMDHSISPFMRKGVTGDWKNQFTVAQNERFNTDYERQMEGTDLSFRMEI
- the LOC127050821 gene encoding sulfotransferase 1 family member D1-like isoform X1 produces the protein MGPRDSSPTQRAPGLYDLPNVQPLTPAWVGGDPGVRVWGGGNRDEKGTDVAGWGPRCPGGGGRGQGWGGDPGVRSGAPERSGGGGGPQRDEQGEGPKRPPPSPAPWRWDQPPPGPFPRSHPPLAPPIKPARPPRRASPDPAEPRASTTWISEIIDMIYNDGDPEKCKRDAIYMRVPFLEFAVPGIPTGVELLRQTPAQRRLVKTHLPVQLLPVSFWEQDCQMIYVARNPKDVAVSYYHFYQMAKVHPEPGPWDHFLADFMAGAVSFGSWYQHVRGWWEKRREQRLLYLFYEDMKEDPRREIRKVLAFLGRPPAEGLVEAIARHTAFAAMEQNFMANYRTIPTSVMDHSISPFMRKGVTGDWKNQFTVAQNERFNTDYERQMEGTDLSFRMEI
- the LOC127050821 gene encoding sulfotransferase 1 family member D1-like isoform X3, with product MGPRDSSPTQRAPGLYDLPNVQPLTPAWVGGDPGVRVWGGGNRDEKGTDVAGWGPRCPGGGGRGQGWGGDPGVRSGAPERSGGGGGPQRDEQGEGPKRPPPSPAPWRWDQPPPGPFPRSHPPLAPPIKPARPPRRASPDPAEPRASTTWISEIIDMIYNDGDPEKCKRDAIYMRVPFLEFAVPGIPTGVELLRQTPAQRRLVKTHLPVQLLPVSFWEQDCQMIYVARNPKDVAVSYYHFYQMAKVHPEPGPWDHFLADFMAGAVSFGSWYQHVRGWWEKRREQRLLYLFYEDMKEV